The Arachis ipaensis cultivar K30076 chromosome B07, Araip1.1, whole genome shotgun sequence genomic interval TTTTTCGCCGTTCAAGTTTGCTCGGCGTTCACCATTCGCGTTCACTCGCCGTTCATCGTTCGCGTTCGCGTTCGTCTGGAAGCCACATTGCcctgcttcaaactctgcgaccAACCCGTGCGCTCCATCTAGCTGTCGAACTGCTCTCTTTTGTCGCTgccgtgagttccctaaacccaccaccagacaatacactcacacaacaccaatactctgcttGAAACTCAACAACTTCTTatttctattacaataagtaacTATTTGATTTGGCAGTGGTTTGGATCTTTTTCATAGACTGAATTCATAGACTGAATTAAAGTATACAATATTATGCtctcttctctatcacattgatactaagctttgaattctcttatttcgtttcaagtttaccgcactcaacatgtttgatgaaatgctttaaccatatttcgGGTTGGTTTTATGAATAATCTTGATACTAGTATCTAGTAAGCTAATTTTATGAAACTATCCTTATTTAGTTATACTGAATTACCACTTataatgaaattgatgaacaagatAACGAGCGAGCAATGGGTGGATTGCAAGATAGAGTCAGTTTGTTGAAAAGAGTaagtttaatttttcttgtaaaaTAATCTAGACCTAAGTTTGTTCTTCCTGTATATTATACTTGAAGAACGCTGTGAATTATGATCATTTcctcatttatttattttcagcTGTTGGTAACCTTTTCATTATTTTGATATGTTAACGTGTTGTTAATGTGGTTGTAACAGATCTCAAGTGATATACACGAGGAGGTGGATAGTCATAACCGGATGCTGGACCGCATGGTTTGCATAtaactataaaaaatatttaccatTTGCACTGCTACTTTTTTGTTCTTCTTTGATAAAATGTTGGTATTTGTTTAGGGGAATGACATGGATTCTTCAAGAGGAGTTCTTTCAGGAACTATGGACAAATTCAAAATGGTATGTGGATTgtggaattgtaaaaccatatgGCTTTTGCAGTAGAGTTTTCATctggttctgatttttctttgtatttattttcttctctactttttttCCCCACTCTTTTAATTATGTTGTACCTTCTTTCAGGTCTTTGAGAAAAAATCCAGCCGAAGAACGTTTTCACTTATAGCATCCTTTGTTGTGCTTTTTCTTATAACATACTTTTTTATGTTGTAATTCAGGCCCATGAATTCCTTTCCAATTGGGGTGATCTCAGCCAGACCCAAATTTTTGCTAAGATTGAAATGTTGAGGTGATTTTGATGTCTTTATAGTGTTAACTTTTCTCTTTTAAGATATACTCTTATTGACTATGCTGATTCAATCTTATGTCTGTGTTGAAATTAGGGCCTGACCCATTTTGATGAGATTCTACGAGAAGCTGATGGTATTATCCAATCTCGTGGTAATTTGGGCATTGATCTTCCACCAGAGAAGGTTAGTTTTGCCTTTGAAATTCATTTTGTTGTTTGAATGACTCATGTTGTGGGTGTAAATAGCTATGTTTGTGGTCATGTGGATAATGCATTTGATATTcgaataaattaaaacaaatggATGCTTCCATATGTTTAAAAAAGGTTTAAAATAGTGC includes:
- the LOC107608349 gene encoding bet1-like SNARE 1-1 codes for the protein ITTYNEIDEQDNERAMGGLQDRVSLLKRISSDIHEEVDSHNRMLDRMGNDMDSSRGVLSGTMDKFKMVFEKKSSRRTFSLIASFVVLFLITYFFML